ATCTAATGCATAAACTATATCTTCTCTAGATATACCCAATTCTTCAGCTATCTCATTTAAATTAGGTTCTTTAGACTTTTTATTCTCTAAACTTTCTTTCATTTGTAGAGCTTTATAAGCAGTATCGCGTAAAGAACGACTAACTCTAATTGGATTATTATCACGAAGATGACGTTTAATCTCTCCTATAATCATTGGAACAGCATAGGTAGAAAATTTAACATTTTTGCTTAAATCAAAATTATCAATAGCTTTCATTAAGCCGATACATCCTACCTGGAATAAATCATCAATTGGCTCACCTCGATTGTTAAAGCGTTGTAATACACTTAAAACTAATCTTAGATTACCTCCTACTATTGTATTTCTAGAACTATCATCTCCATTTTGCATTCTTTTAAATAACTTTCTCATCTCTTTATTAGATAAAACTGGCAGTTCTGAGGTGTTGACACCACAAATTTCTACTTTTTTTCCCATCTACTACCCTCCCACTTATTGCCAAGTTGAAGTTTTCATTAACAGTATTCTCACTAATAAAAAAATATATACATTTATTTATCTATCTTATTTTAATTTAAAAATTAATTAAGTATGTAACACCTTTATTCTAAACCGCATACTGTATATTAAAAATAATTGTATAGAAAGGAGGAATCTAATGCCTACTTCACTTGAAATTGCTGAAAAATTATTAAAAAATGAAAAAGCTAATCGAGCACTATACGGCCAGTTAATAGATTCTTTAGATGATCCAAGATATATTAGGCTAGCAGAAAATCTAGAGCTATTACAAAATAGGCAACTGAATATACTTAATAGATTAATTGCTGAATTAGAAGAAGATGTTCCACCACCACCACAAGATCGTTACTATGCCCAACATGTTTTACAACCTGGTGAAACACTTAATGTATTAGCTATTAAATACAATACAACTGTATCTAAAATAAGACAACTCAATCCAAATTTAGGGCCAAATCCTCAAGCTGGTCAGGTCATCACTTTACCAATTGAAATTCCAAAACCACCACCTGGACATATTAAATATTATGTACAACGTGGTGATAGCTTATACCTAATTGCTGATAGATATAATACAGATGTAGATACTTTAGTTAGGTTGAATAATATCGCTGACCCTGATGTAATATACCCTGGTAGAATTTTAATTATTCCTAGAACTTCAAGAGGATAATAGTTATCAATTACAAACTCAATTAGAATTAAAATTTAGACCATTTATAATCACAAACATTATAAAAAAATTTATGAAGCCCCACATTAACCTAATATAAAAAATTCATAAAATAAAATTAGTCTTATTTAATTTTATACTTAATAAAAGATGTCAATTTATGTAGAAAAAAATTATTATATCTATTAATAAGAACTTATTAGAAGGATTTTGTATAACTATAGGAGAATACAATAATTAAATCAAAAGACATATCTACTACTAAAAATATTATTACTTAATGGATTAATAGAGGTGGTGTTAATATGAATACTTTTAGAAACAGACTTGAAGAAGAAAGAAAGAAAAAAGGATTAACTCAAAGAGGTTTAGCGGTAGAATTAAATATTCCAGTTTCAGAAATTGCTTTTTATGAGTTAGGGGATAAAAAACCAAATTTAGATACATTAAATAAACTAGCTGACCTATTTGGGGTCTCAACAGACTATCTACTTGGTAGAAGTGACCAGCGTCAAAATATAAATCAACAAATTAAAGATGTACTCTCAAAAGACCCAGTTTTACATGAATTTTGGGAAGAAATATCAAGGCGGGAAGATTTACAACTTTTATTTAAGCAGACTCGTGATCTTGAACCAGATTCAATCTATAGGGTTATTGAAATAATAAAGACTATAGAAGATGAGGAGAGAATGAAGTATGGAGGTTAAGAATGACATCGATTCTTTTCTTGAGAATATTCAAGATACCTCCCATAAATTCTATGAATTAGCCAAAGCATATGATATTTATCCCAAGATAACTAAACTGAGTTCACAATTATGGGGCTTTGTCTATAAGTCTAGTTATGGAAATTACTATATTATTATCAATAAAAATCTTAGCTGTGAATTGCAAAAGAAAGTATTTATCCACGAAGTTAAACATATCCGTGATGATATGCCCAGCAAACCATATTTTATAGGTTTAAATATGCAATATTCATCCTTTGAAAAAAAAGCTGATCTATTTGCTTTAGATAAAATAAATTTACATCAAAAAAGATAGGAAGGAGTTTAAACTCCTTCCTATCTTTTTTGATGTACTTGGCAAATTTTAAATACTTTACAAAAAAATGCATCCTAAAAGATGAATAATAATTAGTCATGCAAATGGGCAGTAGAATTTAATAACTCCAAAATAATATCATCCTCATAAAAAGATAAAATATTAACTGCTGTATTAGATTGCATCAAACGCCATGATTTATCAAGGGGTAGTTCCAAAAAAGTACTTAATAGTATTTTATTGACCCCACCATGAGCAACTATTGCTATAGTCTCTTCTCTATGATTAGAAATAATCTCCTTTATCTTTTTAACTACTCTCTCTCTAACATCTTCTAAACTCTCTCCCTGAGGAGGTCTATTACTTGAACTTGATTGCCAATTTCTAAACTCATCTTCATATTCACTCATAATCTCATCAAAAGTAAGACCTTCCCAAACTCCAAAATTAATCTCCTGTAAGCTTGAATATGATTTAACTTCTAATCCATGCTCTTGACTTAATATCTGAGCTGTCTCATAGGCTCTACTTAAATTACTTGAATAAATTGCATCTATCTTCTCATCTGCTAATCCTTTGGCCAATTTTTCAGCCTGCTTACGACCTGCAGGATTTAATTCTATATCCTTATTTCCTTGAAAACGACCTGCTTTATTCCACTTTGTCTCTCCATGTCTAATCAAAATTAATTTTGTTCCCATTAGCTTTCCTCCTAAGTAATTTCAGATTATAGAATACAAAGCTCAAAATTCCTTTGAAGTAATGAATATATACTAATTAAAGTAACTAAAATTTAAAATATATTTAATAGAATTTATCAACATTTCTTAATTGTTATAGTATATCAAATAGCTTTGCTACAAGCTTAATATTATCTTCTCTACTCTTAACTGCTACCCTAATAAAATCTTCACCTAAATTACTATAATTATTACAATTTCGAATTAAGATTCCTTCCTTAGCTAATTTATCTTCTATTTCACTAGCCGAGTACTTAGCAGAACTAAGATCAATCAAAATATAATTAGCACTAGGATAATAAGCTTTGAGATCAGCCATTTCACTTAATTTATGATATAAAAAATCCTTTTCCTCTTTTATCATCTTTTTAGTTTCTAAAATATATTTTGTATCATTAATCACAGTTCTTCCTACTTTTTGTGCCAACGAATTAACATTCCAAGGATCTTTACTCTGCTCTAATTTACTAATCAATTTAGAGTTTGCTGCTCCATAACCCAAACGTAAACCAGGAATAGCAAAAAACTTAGTTAGAGAACGCAAAACTAATAAATTATTATACTCCTCAACTAAATCAATTACTGTAAGATCTTCTTCCAAAAAATCAATAAAAGCTTCATCAATAACTATAAAGCTATTATTCTTAATCCCATAATCTAAAATTTTAATTATCTCAGATCTAGTGATGAATTTAGCAGTGGGATTATTAGGATTACATAAAAAAAAGAGATCAACTTCAGCAATTTTCGGTAATAATTCAACTATATTTAATTCAAAATCTTCCTCTCTACGTAATTGGAACTCTTCCACCCTTCCACCTATACTTTCTACCGACAACCTATACTCTGAAAATGTAGGCGCTAATACCAGAGCATTTTTAGCTTTTAATACCTTGGCAATTAAATAAATTAACTCTACTGCCCCATTAGAAATTATTAAATTTCTCTCTTTTAAATTTAATTTATCAGCTAAAGCATACTTTAGTTCTAAAGAATTAGGCTCAGGGTAATTTTCAATTCCTGCTAAATTATCTTGAATTACTTTCTTAGCTGAAGATGGTAATCCAAGAAAGTTAATATTTGCACTAAAATCTATAATCTCTTCCTGCTTTAGTCCATATTCTTTAGCCGCTTTTATAATATTACCACCATGCATAATCTCATCCCTCTCTAACTACCTTATATCCCCCATTTATTATCTTCGTCTCCATTAAATAATTTAATCTTGGAAATTTATCTTTTATTTTAGCTAATACTCTTTTTTTACCAAAATCAGATCTTAATAATACTCCAATCAAGGTTCCACTATGGGCAATATTAACTCCTAAAATACCCCTATCTTGATTGCATAGCTTAATTAATTGATTTAAATAGGGCTTAGTTAAAATTTTCTGATTTGCTAAACTACTTATAATTGCTCCTCTAGCTAATAAATCTAAATTATTCTTTCTAATTCCTTCTTTAATCAACTCATAGGCTCTTTTCACATCTTCTTGCTTAGCTAATTTTAATTCAGATAAATCATGTCTAGAATTAAAATCTATAGTATTCACCTTGCCTCCAACATCAAAAATTAATAATGGTATAGCTTTAATAGCACCTAGATAAACTAGCTTTTTACCCTGCAAATGATCAAAAGCTACTATTCCCTTTAAAAAAGATGCATCTGTCGGTTCAATTCCTAAAGCTATTCTTCTTACTAATTCTAGATCAACCCTATTATCTGTAATAATTATTGTAGCTATAATTCCAGCAACAATATCAGCTGTGCTACTAGCCATTCCCTTAGCAGAGATTAATTTAGAATCTATACTGACATTCAAACCTAGATTCGCATTAAAATGCTCTAAAGTTTTCTCAATAGCTAATCTTGTCTTGACAAATTTTGGATCTATTCTTATTTCTGATAAACTCCTATTTAATCTAATCTTTACTGAACTATAAACATCTATTGGACAGCTGATATGAAAATTAACTCCATCTATTACCCCCTGTACTAACTCTCCACAAGTTCCTGGAACTTTAACTGTTACTTCCATAAGTTTACTCCTTACTGATATAAACAAACAGTGATGAATAACAAGTAACAGGTTACAAATTGAATTCTTTCTGCAATTTCCTAAAGCGACTCTTTATGATAAGCTTCATTAAAAAATTTGATGTTAATCCCTCTATTACTTACCGATCACTTGTTACTAAACTGTCACAATATATCTATTATAAAACAACCATCATGGTCAATATGGAAAAAACCTCAATCAATTCGTTAATCGCCCCATAATTATCACCGGTTAAACCATCTATTTTAACTATAATCATCTTAATAATTAAAATAGTTAATAACCAAGAAAACAAAAATATTATTAGCCCCTGTAAATC
Above is a window of Orenia marismortui DSM 5156 DNA encoding:
- the sigG gene encoding RNA polymerase sporulation sigma factor SigG, which translates into the protein MGKKVEICGVNTSELPVLSNKEMRKLFKRMQNGDDSSRNTIVGGNLRLVLSVLQRFNNRGEPIDDLFQVGCIGLMKAIDNFDLSKNVKFSTYAVPMIIGEIKRHLRDNNPIRVSRSLRDTAYKALQMKESLENKKSKEPNLNEIAEELGISREDIVYALDAIQDPISLFEPIYHDGGDPIYVMDQISDSKKEDENWLEAIAVREALRKLENREKLILVLRFYEGKTQMEVAGNIGISQAQVSRLEKAALDNLKKYVKED
- a CDS encoding LysM peptidoglycan-binding domain-containing protein, which encodes MPTSLEIAEKLLKNEKANRALYGQLIDSLDDPRYIRLAENLELLQNRQLNILNRLIAELEEDVPPPPQDRYYAQHVLQPGETLNVLAIKYNTTVSKIRQLNPNLGPNPQAGQVITLPIEIPKPPPGHIKYYVQRGDSLYLIADRYNTDVDTLVRLNNIADPDVIYPGRILIIPRTSRG
- a CDS encoding helix-turn-helix domain-containing protein, whose translation is MNTFRNRLEEERKKKGLTQRGLAVELNIPVSEIAFYELGDKKPNLDTLNKLADLFGVSTDYLLGRSDQRQNINQQIKDVLSKDPVLHEFWEEISRREDLQLLFKQTRDLEPDSIYRVIEIIKTIEDEERMKYGG
- the cobC gene encoding alpha-ribazole phosphatase — translated: MGTKLILIRHGETKWNKAGRFQGNKDIELNPAGRKQAEKLAKGLADEKIDAIYSSNLSRAYETAQILSQEHGLEVKSYSSLQEINFGVWEGLTFDEIMSEYEDEFRNWQSSSSNRPPQGESLEDVRERVVKKIKEIISNHREETIAIVAHGGVNKILLSTFLELPLDKSWRLMQSNTAVNILSFYEDDIILELLNSTAHLHD
- the cobD gene encoding threonine-phosphate decarboxylase CobD, whose translation is MHGGNIIKAAKEYGLKQEEIIDFSANINFLGLPSSAKKVIQDNLAGIENYPEPNSLELKYALADKLNLKERNLIISNGAVELIYLIAKVLKAKNALVLAPTFSEYRLSVESIGGRVEEFQLRREEDFELNIVELLPKIAEVDLFFLCNPNNPTAKFITRSEIIKILDYGIKNNSFIVIDEAFIDFLEEDLTVIDLVEEYNNLLVLRSLTKFFAIPGLRLGYGAANSKLISKLEQSKDPWNVNSLAQKVGRTVINDTKYILETKKMIKEEKDFLYHKLSEMADLKAYYPSANYILIDLSSAKYSASEIEDKLAKEGILIRNCNNYSNLGEDFIRVAVKSREDNIKLVAKLFDIL
- a CDS encoding GHMP family kinase ATP-binding protein → MEVTVKVPGTCGELVQGVIDGVNFHISCPIDVYSSVKIRLNRSLSEIRIDPKFVKTRLAIEKTLEHFNANLGLNVSIDSKLISAKGMASSTADIVAGIIATIIITDNRVDLELVRRIALGIEPTDASFLKGIVAFDHLQGKKLVYLGAIKAIPLLIFDVGGKVNTIDFNSRHDLSELKLAKQEDVKRAYELIKEGIRKNNLDLLARGAIISSLANQKILTKPYLNQLIKLCNQDRGILGVNIAHSGTLIGVLLRSDFGKKRVLAKIKDKFPRLNYLMETKIINGGYKVVREG